In one Sphingomonas sp. AP4-R1 genomic region, the following are encoded:
- a CDS encoding NADH:flavin oxidoreductase/NADH oxidase: MASKLFAPYAVGGLDLANRIVIAPMCQYSAEDGAMTDWHAQHLGQLAQSGAGLLTIEATAVVPEGRITYADVGLYDDRTEAAMGTVIQGIRRWSDMPIAIQLAHAGRKASTDLPWLGGAQIAPDAEHGWQVVSASPAPFTEGTAPSMALDRAGMGRVRDAFVEAARRADRLGIDMIQLHGAHGYLIHQFLSPLSNTRTDEYGGSLENRMRFPLEIFDAVRAAFPADKPVTVRVSGTDWVEGGWDVAQTIAFAKELEARGCAGIHVSSGGLDARQQIPVGPGYQVPLGRAVKDAVTMPVTTVGLITDFDHAEAIVATGDADFVALARTILYDPRWPWHAAAHLRAQVKAAPQYLRCQPSRYRDLFTTGR, from the coding sequence ATGGCATCCAAATTGTTCGCGCCGTACGCCGTCGGCGGGCTGGACCTGGCCAATCGCATCGTGATCGCGCCCATGTGCCAATATTCGGCCGAGGATGGCGCGATGACCGACTGGCACGCGCAGCATCTCGGCCAGCTCGCCCAATCCGGGGCGGGCCTGCTGACGATCGAGGCGACCGCCGTGGTGCCCGAGGGCCGCATCACCTATGCCGATGTCGGCCTGTATGACGATCGCACCGAGGCGGCGATGGGCACGGTGATCCAGGGCATCCGCCGCTGGTCCGACATGCCGATCGCGATCCAGCTGGCGCATGCTGGCCGCAAGGCCTCAACCGATCTGCCCTGGCTGGGCGGCGCGCAGATCGCGCCCGACGCCGAACATGGCTGGCAGGTCGTCTCCGCCTCCCCCGCGCCCTTCACCGAGGGCACCGCGCCGTCGATGGCGCTGGACCGGGCCGGGATGGGCCGCGTGCGTGATGCGTTCGTCGAGGCTGCGCGCCGCGCGGACCGGCTGGGCATCGACATGATCCAGCTGCACGGTGCGCACGGCTATCTGATCCACCAGTTCCTCTCGCCGCTCTCCAACACGCGCACCGACGAATATGGCGGCAGCCTGGAGAACCGGATGCGCTTCCCGCTCGAAATCTTCGATGCGGTGCGCGCCGCCTTCCCGGCGGACAAGCCCGTCACCGTCCGCGTCTCGGGCACCGACTGGGTCGAGGGCGGCTGGGATGTCGCGCAGACGATCGCCTTCGCCAAGGAACTGGAAGCGCGCGGCTGCGCGGGCATCCATGTCTCCTCGGGCGGTCTCGATGCACGCCAGCAGATCCCGGTCGGCCCCGGCTATCAGGTGCCGCTGGGCCGCGCGGTGAAGGACGCCGTGACGATGCCCGTCACCACTGTGGGGCTGATCACCGATTTCGATCACGCCGAGGCGATCGTGGCGACGGGCGATGCGGACTTCGTCGCGCTGGCCCGCACGATCCTCTACGATCCGCGCTGGCCGTGGCATGCGGCGGCGCATCTGCGCGCACAGGTGAAGGCGGCGCCGCAATATCTGCGCTGCCAGCCGAGCCGTTATCGCGATCTTTTCACTACCGGGCGGTAG
- a CDS encoding LLM class flavin-dependent oxidoreductase, whose amino-acid sequence MVAISILDLVRIREGGSARTALDDARDLAAHAETLGYTRFWMAEHHNMPGIASAATSIAIAHVAAGSKTIRVGAGGVMLPNHSPVVIAEQFGTLEALFPGRIDLGLGRAPGTDQITLRALRRDPSASEHFPQDVQELQQLLGPLQPGQRVQAVPGTDSNVPLWILGSSLFGAQLAAHLGLPYGFASHFAPQSLLPALQIYRDRFQPSAQLARPYATVGVNIVAAPSDEEARFLATTQQMAIANLFRGARGLSLPPIDDIDSYWTPQEKAQAHGFLARSIVGGPETVAKGIAALVAETKADELIIVSDVFDHALRKRSYSLIAEAAGVARLAEAAE is encoded by the coding sequence ATGGTTGCAATCTCGATCCTCGATCTCGTCCGCATTCGCGAAGGCGGCAGTGCGCGCACCGCGCTGGATGACGCGCGCGATCTCGCCGCGCATGCCGAAACACTGGGCTACACACGATTCTGGATGGCGGAGCATCATAACATGCCCGGCATCGCTTCCGCAGCGACATCGATCGCGATCGCGCATGTCGCGGCCGGATCGAAGACGATCCGCGTCGGCGCGGGCGGGGTGATGCTGCCCAATCATTCGCCGGTGGTGATCGCCGAGCAGTTCGGCACGCTGGAGGCTCTGTTTCCGGGCCGGATCGATCTGGGCCTCGGCCGTGCGCCGGGCACCGACCAGATCACGCTGCGCGCGTTGCGCCGCGATCCGTCCGCGTCCGAGCATTTCCCTCAGGACGTGCAGGAATTGCAGCAATTGCTGGGGCCGCTCCAGCCGGGGCAGCGCGTGCAGGCGGTGCCGGGCACGGATTCCAACGTGCCGCTCTGGATCCTCGGCTCCAGCCTGTTCGGCGCGCAGCTCGCCGCGCATCTGGGGCTGCCTTACGGCTTCGCCTCGCATTTCGCGCCGCAGTCCCTGCTGCCCGCGCTCCAAATCTATCGCGACCGTTTCCAGCCTTCGGCGCAACTCGCCCGGCCCTATGCGACGGTGGGCGTGAACATCGTCGCCGCGCCCAGCGACGAGGAAGCGCGCTTCCTGGCGACCACGCAGCAGATGGCGATCGCCAACCTGTTCAGGGGCGCGCGCGGGCTCAGCCTGCCGCCGATCGACGATATCGACAGCTACTGGACGCCGCAGGAGAAGGCGCAGGCGCACGGCTTCCTCGCCCGATCGATCGTCGGCGGGCCGGAGACGGTGGCCAAGGGCATCGCCGCGCTCGTCGCGGAGACGAAGGCGGACGAACTGATCATCGTCTCCGACGTGTTCGATCATGCCCTGCGCAAGCGTAGCTACAGCCTCATCGCCGAGGCCGCAGGGGTGGCGAGGCTGGCGGAGGCGGCGGAATGA
- a CDS encoding TonB-dependent receptor, whose product MFAIALLAASASGAVEAAPAAAEPEILVTATQRPTPAGDVPVAITSIGREALRDGAVVDLRTLNVLAPSLLVSSSSNEAGGGGARIRGIGTVGDNAGLESSVATFVDGVYRARAATALTELGPLERVDVLRGPQGTLFGRNASAGLINVVTAQPSRTLGGYAEASVGNYDYWRLGAGITGPLTETLSGRIDGVYIKRQGFFQDVVSGRHLNGRDRGLVRGKLKWEPDASFAATLTVDYAKRDEECCAGGYSVVRDLRSSTPGAGGGSLVTAPSSIAALIRAMPGGQVLDDPGVRKVALSPGQSFRQDVTDGGVALNMTKTLGGITIDSITAWRSNKFIKGQDADFSSLDLIRRPSDGSGFIRFRNFSQELRARGEAFGGKLDWLVGGYWGEERLTLQDNMAYGADYDRFASARIGALGGAFAAFPTYGFANLKGFAQNYGGAALAAAVQNVPIAGTGELDRFRQHDSNQALFTHDIVHVTDRLSLTLGARYTRDRKTLDANLASTSSCGIYLDTIARLRALGTASATALANSVLAPLAGYPCNINSVNGAIDQRRTEHRWSGTAALDYRIARGANVYASWSRGYKAGGFNLDRGGLFNTGRLQQLPASSLAFAPETVEAWELGAKLHRRLFDLDVALFRQAFRNFQLNSYTGTNFVVSNVQGCSTSLGNRDSDNIAGNSACSDTKAGVISKGVELDATLRPAADWVLTGGFTYADTRYAKDIVGSPDALTGDNSLPPVLFLLPGARLSNAPAYTATGSVRWTPAIREGLRALAYVGTRYQSKINTGSDLLTEKAQKGFGLVDARVGVSTASGWSLELWAQNVFNVTYTQVAFSEPLQGGGSGGMPGTAAAVTAFGTTSSQLFGAFLGDPRTWGLTARKRF is encoded by the coding sequence ATGTTTGCGATCGCTCTGCTGGCGGCCAGTGCCTCCGGCGCCGTCGAGGCTGCGCCAGCGGCCGCCGAACCGGAGATCCTCGTCACCGCCACGCAGCGCCCGACGCCCGCCGGCGACGTGCCCGTCGCGATCACCTCGATCGGTCGCGAGGCGCTGCGCGACGGCGCGGTGGTCGATCTCCGCACGCTGAACGTGCTCGCGCCCTCCTTGCTCGTCTCCTCCTCGTCGAACGAGGCGGGCGGGGGCGGCGCGCGCATCCGCGGCATCGGCACGGTGGGCGACAATGCCGGGCTGGAAAGCTCGGTCGCGACGTTCGTGGACGGCGTCTACCGCGCCCGCGCCGCGACGGCTCTCACCGAACTGGGCCCGCTGGAGCGGGTCGACGTGCTGCGCGGGCCGCAGGGTACGCTCTTCGGCCGCAACGCCTCGGCCGGCCTCATCAACGTCGTCACCGCGCAGCCCTCGCGCACGCTGGGCGGCTATGCCGAGGCGAGCGTCGGCAATTACGATTACTGGCGTCTGGGCGCGGGCATCACCGGGCCGCTCACCGAAACCCTCTCCGGCCGGATCGACGGCGTCTATATCAAGCGGCAGGGTTTCTTTCAGGACGTCGTCTCGGGCCGACATCTCAACGGGCGCGATCGCGGGCTGGTGCGCGGCAAGCTGAAGTGGGAGCCGGATGCGAGCTTCGCCGCGACGCTGACCGTCGATTATGCGAAGCGCGACGAGGAATGTTGCGCGGGCGGCTACAGCGTCGTGCGCGATCTGCGCAGCAGCACGCCCGGCGCGGGCGGCGGCAGCCTCGTCACCGCGCCGTCCTCGATCGCGGCGCTGATCCGGGCGATGCCGGGCGGGCAGGTGCTGGACGATCCCGGCGTGCGCAAGGTGGCGCTCTCGCCCGGCCAGAGCTTTCGACAGGACGTGACCGACGGCGGCGTCGCGCTGAACATGACCAAGACGCTGGGTGGCATCACGATCGACAGCATCACGGCCTGGCGCTCCAACAAGTTCATCAAGGGACAGGATGCCGATTTCTCCAGCCTCGATCTGATCCGCCGGCCGAGCGACGGCAGCGGCTTCATCCGCTTCCGCAATTTCAGCCAGGAACTGCGCGCGCGGGGCGAGGCGTTCGGCGGCAAGCTCGACTGGCTGGTCGGCGGCTATTGGGGCGAGGAGCGCCTGACGCTGCAAGACAATATGGCTTACGGCGCGGACTATGATCGCTTCGCTTCGGCCCGGATCGGCGCGCTGGGCGGCGCCTTCGCGGCGTTCCCCACCTATGGCTTCGCGAACCTCAAGGGCTTCGCGCAAAATTATGGTGGCGCGGCGCTGGCGGCGGCCGTGCAGAATGTGCCGATCGCTGGCACCGGCGAACTCGATCGCTTCCGCCAGCATGACAGCAACCAGGCGCTGTTCACGCACGACATCGTCCACGTCACCGATCGCCTCTCGCTGACCTTGGGCGCGCGCTACACGCGCGACCGCAAGACGCTGGACGCGAACCTCGCCTCCACCAGCAGCTGCGGCATCTATCTCGACACTATCGCCCGGCTGCGCGCGTTGGGCACGGCCAGCGCCACCGCGCTCGCCAATTCGGTGCTGGCGCCGCTCGCGGGCTATCCCTGCAACATCAACAGCGTGAATGGCGCGATCGATCAGCGCCGCACCGAGCATCGCTGGTCGGGCACAGCCGCGCTCGATTACCGGATCGCGCGCGGTGCGAACGTCTATGCGAGCTGGTCGCGCGGCTACAAGGCGGGCGGCTTCAATCTCGATCGCGGCGGCCTGTTCAACACCGGCCGCCTCCAGCAGCTTCCCGCCTCCAGCCTCGCCTTCGCGCCGGAGACGGTGGAGGCGTGGGAGCTGGGCGCCAAGCTGCACCGGCGCCTGTTCGATCTGGATGTGGCGCTGTTCCGGCAGGCGTTCCGCAATTTCCAGCTCAACAGCTATACCGGCACGAACTTCGTCGTCTCGAACGTGCAGGGGTGCAGCACGTCGCTGGGCAATCGCGATTCCGACAATATCGCCGGCAATTCGGCCTGCTCGGACACGAAGGCGGGCGTGATCTCCAAGGGTGTCGAACTGGACGCCACGCTGCGCCCGGCCGCCGACTGGGTGCTGACCGGCGGCTTCACTTATGCCGACACGCGCTATGCGAAGGATATCGTCGGGTCGCCCGATGCGCTGACCGGCGACAATTCGCTACCGCCGGTGCTGTTCCTGCTGCCGGGCGCGCGCCTCTCCAACGCGCCGGCCTACACCGCGACCGGATCGGTGCGCTGGACGCCCGCAATCCGCGAAGGGCTGCGCGCGCTGGCCTATGTCGGCACGCGCTATCAGAGCAAGATCAACACCGGCTCCGATCTGCTGACCGAAAAGGCGCAGAAGGGCTTCGGCCTCGTCGATGCGCGGGTGGGTGTCAGCACGGCCTCGGGCTGGAGTCTCGAACTGTGGGCACAGAATGTGTTCAACGTCACCTATACGCAGGTGGCGTTCAGCGAACCGCTGCAGGGCGGCGGATCGGGCGGCATGCCCGGCACGGCGGCGGCGGTGACGGCGTTCGGCACCACCTCCAGCCAGCTGTTCGGCGCGTTCCTCGGCGATCCGCGCACCTGGGGGCTCACGGCACGGAAACGCTTCTAG
- a CDS encoding GDSL-type esterase/lipase family protein: MAAIIQTALRKAGRARVQAMWMAHRAGGKRRRPIAIFLGDSITRQWLEHDPGFFRGKKRRNAGLGGDTSAGMLARFDAEVLAVGPRVVHIMAGTNDLWHGDPGPDATKTIANIAEMAARARAAGIAVILAAPPPIGRNAVPLFNRPGLAPMLREGVARLCGGEDGPIHVDYAASLGDGIGGIRFDLTTDGVHLTRAGYYAIRAQAERALALALGD; this comes from the coding sequence TTGGCGGCGATCATCCAGACGGCGTTGCGGAAGGCGGGGCGCGCGCGCGTCCAGGCGATGTGGATGGCGCATCGCGCGGGCGGCAAGAGGCGCCGCCCGATCGCGATCTTCCTCGGGGATTCCATCACCCGGCAATGGCTGGAGCATGATCCCGGCTTCTTCCGCGGCAAGAAGCGTCGCAATGCCGGCCTCGGCGGCGATACCAGCGCCGGGATGCTCGCCCGTTTCGATGCGGAGGTGCTCGCGGTCGGCCCGCGCGTCGTCCACATCATGGCGGGCACGAACGACCTGTGGCACGGCGATCCCGGCCCCGATGCCACCAAGACCATCGCCAACATCGCGGAGATGGCGGCGCGTGCGCGGGCGGCGGGCATCGCCGTGATCCTCGCCGCGCCGCCGCCGATCGGCCGCAACGCCGTGCCCCTGTTCAATCGGCCGGGCCTGGCCCCGATGCTGCGCGAGGGCGTGGCGCGGCTGTGCGGCGGCGAGGATGGCCCGATCCATGTCGATTATGCGGCGTCCCTGGGGGACGGCATCGGCGGCATCCGCTTCGATCTCACCACCGACGGCGTCCACCTCACCCGCGCCGGCTATTACGCGATCCGCGCCCAGGCGGAGCGCGCGCTGGCGCTGGCGCTGGGGGATTAG
- a CDS encoding glycoside hydrolase family 43 protein has protein sequence MKRLVLGGMLALASGMAAQAQPAAPGSNPILRDQFTADPAALVVGDTVYLYVGHDVSDDERYRMPDWLLYSSKDMKHWTPHGTILRPTDFAWSKGDAYASQVVEKGGKFYFYANAKEAATGSMAIGVAVSDKPTGPFVDARGSVLITNAMTPQGQHGWSDIDPTVLIDDDGTPWLMWGNGNCFRAKLKPNMIELDGPIEEVKLTRYEEGPWLHKHGKTYYVTYASRERGPKEPETISYATAPAVTGPWTYRGELTGPAENSGTIHPAIIAFKGKDYFFYHDGTLTIGDKKGGSYRRAVRVERLFYNADGTMKPVAQTAAGVSGRP, from the coding sequence ATGAAGCGCTTGGTTTTGGGCGGGATGCTCGCGCTGGCTTCCGGCATGGCGGCACAGGCGCAACCCGCCGCACCCGGATCGAACCCCATCCTCCGCGACCAGTTCACCGCCGATCCGGCGGCGCTCGTGGTGGGCGACACCGTCTATCTCTATGTCGGCCACGACGTGTCGGACGACGAACGCTACCGCATGCCGGACTGGCTGCTCTATTCGTCCAAGGACATGAAGCACTGGACGCCGCACGGCACGATCCTGCGGCCGACCGATTTCGCCTGGTCGAAGGGCGATGCCTATGCCTCGCAGGTCGTGGAGAAGGGCGGCAAATTCTATTTCTATGCCAATGCCAAGGAGGCCGCGACCGGATCGATGGCGATCGGCGTGGCCGTGTCGGACAAGCCCACCGGTCCGTTCGTGGATGCGCGCGGATCGGTGCTGATCACCAATGCGATGACGCCGCAGGGCCAGCATGGCTGGAGCGACATCGATCCCACCGTGCTGATCGACGATGATGGCACGCCGTGGCTGATGTGGGGCAACGGCAATTGCTTCCGGGCGAAGCTGAAGCCCAACATGATCGAGTTGGACGGCCCGATCGAGGAGGTGAAGCTCACGCGCTATGAGGAAGGCCCGTGGCTGCACAAACACGGCAAGACCTATTACGTCACCTATGCCTCGCGCGAGCGGGGGCCGAAGGAGCCCGAGACGATCTCCTACGCCACCGCGCCCGCCGTCACCGGCCCGTGGACCTATCGCGGCGAACTGACCGGCCCGGCCGAGAATAGCGGCACGATCCACCCCGCGATCATTGCGTTCAAGGGGAAGGACTATTTCTTCTATCACGATGGCACGCTGACGATCGGCGACAAGAAGGGCGGCAGCTATCGCCGCGCGGTGCGCGTGGAGCGTCTGTTCTACAATGCGGACGGCACGATGAAGCCGGTCGCGCAGACGGCTGCCGGGGTTTCCGGCCGCCCGTGA
- a CDS encoding OmpA family protein, which translates to MRITTNKAGIHAIIFMLAASSAGSLSAQEIPSADPSIVVNGQSMAGPEIKGVITARNGEKLKVTAEDGTATVIAVNDATRIKSASGLFGSSRNKMSADALLNGLPVTVKTFQPTDGQTGGELVANQITFRNNDFKTASMIRNGTSQRFDEQVAATEALRGRMGDIDKYNIKSTTNVHFDTGRSELSAEDKTQLCAAATNAQATENALMLVVGYTDSTGNDDINQQLSEKRAARVINYLQQNCGWKPYRMLTPTGMAKADPLASNDTAEGKAQNRRVAVNIMVSKSVDGI; encoded by the coding sequence ATGCGTATCACTACGAACAAGGCAGGAATTCACGCGATCATTTTCATGCTGGCCGCGTCGTCGGCAGGCAGCTTGTCTGCGCAGGAGATACCATCCGCCGATCCGAGCATCGTTGTAAATGGCCAGTCTATGGCAGGCCCGGAAATCAAGGGCGTCATCACTGCGCGCAACGGCGAAAAGCTCAAGGTAACGGCGGAAGATGGCACGGCCACCGTCATCGCCGTCAATGATGCGACGCGGATCAAATCCGCCAGCGGGCTGTTCGGTTCCAGCCGCAACAAGATGTCGGCGGATGCATTGCTCAACGGCCTGCCCGTGACCGTGAAGACCTTCCAGCCGACGGACGGCCAGACGGGCGGAGAACTGGTCGCCAACCAGATCACCTTCCGCAATAACGACTTCAAGACGGCCTCGATGATCCGCAACGGAACGTCGCAGCGCTTCGACGAACAGGTCGCCGCCACGGAAGCGCTGCGCGGCCGGATGGGCGACATCGACAAATATAACATCAAGAGCACCACCAACGTGCACTTCGATACGGGCCGGTCCGAACTGTCCGCCGAGGACAAGACCCAGCTTTGCGCCGCCGCGACCAATGCGCAGGCGACCGAGAATGCGCTGATGCTGGTGGTCGGCTATACCGACTCCACCGGCAATGACGACATCAACCAGCAGCTCAGCGAGAAGCGGGCCGCGCGCGTGATCAATTATCTGCAGCAGAATTGCGGGTGGAAACCCTATCGCATGCTGACGCCCACCGGCATGGCCAAGGCCGATCCGCTGGCCAGCAACGATACGGCCGAAGGCAAGGCGCAGAACCGCCGCGTCGCCGTCAACATCATGGTGAGCAAGAGCGTCGACGGGATCTGA
- a CDS encoding serine hydrolase: MLIDRRALLRGGAATGMSVLAPLPLQASGHPDDAKIDAFVKANGFAGSILRAKAGSPVYARNFGLANIAANTPATTDTVYGIASISKFLTTVTVLRLVEAGKLALDAPIATLLPDYRADTGARVRLAHLLSNTSGIPNGFSVATKAEPDLVSRDLGTAEAVRRFASGDLAFEPGSRFDYAMTNWFIVVAIVEAVTGKPFQQAMRAITLDPIGLSHTTAALGTENRPGSALSYRTVEPPVEWGNPRTPAMAASGGYFSNAPDLLRAAHAVFDRRFVSPASLTALRTVRVADQDYSLGGRVRTMMIGGKPVEAAWETGRTAGYRTLLAHRYDTQDSIVLLNNTGISQKAIDLFADELFGAAPRA; this comes from the coding sequence ATGCTGATCGATCGACGCGCGCTGTTGCGGGGCGGTGCGGCCACGGGAATGAGCGTGCTGGCCCCGCTGCCACTCCAGGCCAGCGGCCATCCCGACGATGCCAAGATCGACGCCTTCGTGAAGGCCAACGGATTTGCGGGCTCGATCCTCCGGGCCAAGGCCGGCAGCCCGGTCTATGCCCGGAATTTCGGGCTGGCGAATATCGCCGCGAACACGCCGGCGACCACCGATACGGTCTATGGCATCGCCTCGATCTCGAAGTTCCTGACCACGGTCACGGTGCTCAGGCTGGTGGAGGCCGGCAAGCTCGCCCTCGACGCTCCCATCGCGACGCTGCTTCCGGATTACCGCGCGGATACCGGCGCCCGCGTCCGGCTCGCGCATCTGCTGTCGAACACCAGCGGCATCCCCAACGGCTTCAGCGTGGCGACGAAGGCCGAGCCCGATCTGGTCAGCCGCGATCTCGGCACCGCGGAGGCGGTCCGCCGTTTCGCGTCCGGCGATCTCGCCTTCGAGCCCGGCAGCAGGTTCGATTATGCGATGACCAACTGGTTCATCGTCGTCGCGATCGTCGAGGCGGTGACGGGCAAGCCTTTCCAGCAGGCGATGCGCGCCATCACGCTCGATCCCATCGGCCTCAGCCATACCACCGCGGCGCTGGGCACCGAGAACCGGCCCGGCTCGGCTCTGTCCTATCGCACCGTGGAGCCGCCGGTCGAATGGGGCAATCCGCGCACGCCGGCGATGGCGGCCTCGGGCGGCTATTTCAGCAACGCCCCCGATCTGCTGCGCGCGGCCCACGCCGTGTTCGACCGGCGCTTCGTCTCGCCCGCCTCCCTGACGGCGCTGCGGACGGTGCGCGTCGCCGATCAGGATTATTCGCTCGGCGGGCGGGTCCGGACGATGATGATCGGCGGAAAGCCGGTCGAGGCGGCGTGGGAAACCGGCCGCACCGCCGGCTATCGCACGCTGCTCGCGCACCGCTACGACACGCAGGACAGCATCGTGCTGCTCAACAATACCGGCATTTCGCAAAAGGCGATCGACCTGTTCGCCGACGAGCTGTTCGGAGCGGCGCCACGGGCTTGA
- a CDS encoding MFS transporter has protein sequence MTATAAPRTPIRSILGASGGNLVEWYDWYAYSAFTLYFAPALFPKSDPTAQLLSAAAIFAVGFVMRPLGAWIMGVYADRHGRKAGLTVSVTLMCAGSLLIAATPTFESVGVLAPAMLLIARLMQGLSVGGEYGASATYLSEIATSRHRGFYSSFQYVTLIAGQLVALCLALLLQAILSPAELEAWGWRIPFVIGGALAIAVFIIRRKMEETKDFLATKAGGAARSTGLALFREHPRAVALVIGLTAGGTVAFYAYSIYMQKFLVNTAGFGRETATAIMTAALFCYMLLQPVVGALSDRIGRRPLLIAFGVLGTLGTVPLFQAIAGTAGHPWLAFALVMCGLVAVSGYTAINAVVKAELFPAHIRALGVALPYAIANAVFGGSAEYVALLFKSLGAEQGFYWYVAGLIAISLIVFVRMGDTRAKSTIGG, from the coding sequence ATGACCGCCACCGCCGCACCGCGCACGCCGATCCGCTCCATCCTCGGCGCCTCGGGGGGCAATCTGGTCGAATGGTATGACTGGTATGCCTATTCGGCCTTCACGCTCTATTTCGCGCCGGCCTTGTTTCCGAAGAGCGATCCCACCGCGCAATTGCTGAGCGCGGCGGCGATCTTCGCGGTCGGCTTCGTCATGCGGCCGCTCGGCGCGTGGATCATGGGCGTCTATGCCGATCGGCACGGGCGCAAGGCGGGGCTCACCGTCTCCGTTACTTTGATGTGTGCGGGTTCGCTGCTGATCGCGGCCACGCCCACGTTCGAAAGCGTCGGCGTGCTGGCGCCGGCGATGCTGCTGATCGCGCGGCTGATGCAGGGGCTGTCCGTCGGCGGCGAATATGGCGCGAGCGCGACCTATCTGTCGGAGATCGCGACGAGCCGGCATCGCGGTTTCTATTCCAGCTTCCAATATGTCACGCTGATCGCAGGGCAATTGGTGGCCCTGTGCCTCGCTCTGCTGTTGCAGGCGATCCTGTCGCCCGCCGAACTGGAGGCGTGGGGCTGGCGCATCCCGTTCGTGATCGGCGGCGCGCTGGCGATCGCGGTCTTCATCATCCGGCGGAAGATGGAGGAGACGAAGGACTTCCTCGCCACCAAGGCGGGGGGGGCCGCGCGCTCCACCGGCCTCGCGCTGTTCCGGGAACATCCACGCGCCGTTGCGCTCGTGATCGGGCTTACGGCGGGCGGCACCGTCGCTTTCTATGCCTACTCGATCTACATGCAGAAATTCCTCGTCAACACGGCGGGCTTCGGCCGCGAGACGGCGACCGCGATCATGACGGCCGCGCTCTTCTGCTACATGTTGCTCCAGCCGGTGGTGGGCGCCCTGTCCGATCGGATCGGGCGGCGGCCTCTGCTGATCGCGTTCGGCGTGCTGGGCACGCTCGGCACGGTGCCTTTGTTTCAGGCGATTGCGGGCACGGCGGGCCACCCCTGGCTGGCCTTCGCCTTGGTGATGTGCGGCCTCGTCGCCGTCTCCGGCTATACGGCGATCAACGCGGTGGTGAAGGCGGAGCTGTTCCCCGCGCATATCCGCGCGCTGGGCGTGGCGCTGCCCTATGCGATCGCCAATGCCGTGTTCGGCGGCAGCGCCGAATATGTGGCGCTGCTGTTCAAGTCGCTGGGCGCCGAGCAGGGCTTCTATTGGTATGTCGCCGGGCTGATCGCGATCTCGCTGATCGTGTTCGTCCGCATGGGCGACACGCGCGCCAAATCGACGATCGGGGGATAA